The Neurospora crassa OR74A linkage group I, whole genome shotgun sequence genome segment TTAGGTAGCCTCTCAAATTATGAGCATAGGGTAGTAATTGGTCCGGGTCAGTTCCCCTTTTTCTCACACGGTATACatcccctttccttcccatcatcccccttcctttccaagTTTCCGCTGGTGGGAAAGGTGGACTGAACTGGACTGGAACGGGGGGAAGCCACTGGGGAAAAAGGCAACGCCCCAAGTCGCCTCCGTTGCTGAGCCGTCGCCGCATTttaggtagtgtagtagcAGCGGGTTGTCATTGATCGGTCGTCGCGATCTCCGTAGGTTGTTTCCACTCCCACGTAGAGAGAGGTAGCtgtgcaaaaaaaaaaaaagatgaagCCATCCCGAAACCTTTCAATGTTGCTCCCGCTGTGAGAAACCAAGGAAGGACAACAAGTCAAGAAAAGCACTACAGAGGtataccaaaaaaaaaaaaaaaaaaaaaaaaaaaaaaaagtgcaGCGACAAAAGTGCCATTATCGTTCATTCATTTCCTTCCAAGACTATCTATTCCAAACGAcgataacaacaacaaagaggGTATATAATAACGCGTTCCTTTACCGAGGAATATTCCaatctttcccttcccctccctttccttcgcTTCCCAGTGACTCTCGTCATCCCGCCATCGACGTCGCCATTCATCCACATCGTGTAGCGTTGGTAAACAGATAGACAAAAATATTAACATGTAAACTTCATATCATAAACATTTCCCAACAAGCAAGGTCAAGCAAGACGCTGAAACCCCAGCTATCCAACTGGTGACGACTTGTCTGTTGAAGTTCCCAAATTACTAGGACAATCACATCACTAAGCAGTAAAAAAAACAGAGATCAATCTCAAACAGACACTCAAGCAACAGACTTGCCCTCATGCTCGTGAatctccacctccttctcgacCTGGTGAATGTCGATGTGGGCAACATCGgcctcatcgccatcaatGACCTTGGCAAGCTCCTCGAGCGTGGGGCCCTTGGTCTCGACGTacatgaagaagacgaagacgaactCGGCGGCGATCCAGCACTTTTCACTACTGTTAGTATTTGTTGCGccagaagaacaaaaaaaaaggagatgAAAAGCTCACAGTGTAAATAAGATAAAGCTTCCACGAGTGATCAGGACCAAAGTAATCAAACGCAACAGGGTTCGCATAAGTATTGAGCGTCAGCGCGCACTGCACCGACATGTTCATGACCATCAACCCCTTGCCGCGAAGTCGGTAAGGGAGGATTTCGATGGCGTAGCCGACCAGCAACCCGGACCAGGCGAGCGAGTAGAAGATGCCGAACACCCAGATAAAGAAGATCATGGCCTTGTCGGCGCCCTTGAGGCGGTGCTCGCCGTACAGGCCGGCTGTCAACGTCCAAATGACAAAGGTGCCGCACATGCCGCCCGTGGAAGCGAGGAAAGCAAGACGACGACCGAGCTTGTCGACGAGCAGCGCCATGGTGACGGACACGATGAGCGCGAGACCGGTCTGTCCGGCGGAAAGACCGAGTTTGGCGGTGGAGTCGGTGACGCCGGCGGTCTCGTACAGCTTGGAGGAGTAgttggagatgatggcgtTGCCGGACCATTGGGAGAAGAAGCCGAGcgagaggaggatggcgaggcGGTAGCGGTTGCCGCGGCTCTTGAAGAAGTCGAGGTAGCTGCTGTTCTTGGTCGATTCCATCTCGAGGCGGATGGTCTC includes the following:
- the cdt-2 gene encoding hexose transporter: MGIFNKKPVAQAVDLNQIQEEAPQFERVDWKKDPGLRKLYFYAFILCIASATTGYDGMFFNSVQNFETWIKYFGDPRGSELGLLGALYQIGSIGSIPFVPLLTDNFGRKTPIIIGCVIMIVGAVLQATAKNLDTFMGGRTMLGFGNSLAQIASPMLLTELAHPQHRARLTTIYNCLWNVGALVVSWLAFGTNYINNDWSWRIPALLQAFPSIIQLLGIWWVPESPRFLIAKDKHDEALHILAKYHANGDPNHPTVQFEFREIKETIRLEMESTKNSSYLDFFKSRGNRYRLAILLSLGFFSQWSGNAIISNYSSKLYETAGVTDSTAKLGLSAGQTGLALIVSVTMALLVDKLGRRLAFLASTGGMCGTFVIWTLTAGLYGEHRLKGADKAMIFFIWVFGIFYSLAWSGLLVGYAIEILPYRLRGKGLMVMNMSVQCALTLNTYANPVAFDYFGPDHSWKLYLIYTCWIAAEFVFVFFMYVETKGPTLEELAKVIDGDEADVAHIDIHQVEKEVEIHEHEGKSVA